DNA from Bdellovibrionota bacterium:
AAGTTTTACAGCCACGATGGAAACTTAAGTTTACTTACGGTCAGCTAAAAAGTGGCCTCCGCGACACCTTAGGTGGAAACAGAAGTGAACTATTTTCGGGGCTTTACGACAGCGAAATGGGAATCGGCTGTGCGGGATATTTCTTTGAAATAATTACACTTTTCTTCAGTTTGTCATTGATTCGCTCGGCCATCTTTTGCGACAATTATGGGGAGTTCTTCTCTTCCTAACTATGAACAAGCGTTCGCTCTCGAAGCCGGCGAAATGCGGTTTTTCGCTCGTTGAATTAATGGTCGGGATGGTCATTGCGGCCCTGGTGGGCGGATTCGCCTATCGCGTCGTCACCAGCCAGGTGGGGCAGCAACACGGCCAGGCTTTGGTCCAAAGGCAGGATCGCGAGATCATGCAAGGGATCGAACAACTCCGCCGGGACCTGTCCGCGATGGATTACACCTGGACCGTTCGAAACGTCTCGCCGCTTTCGTATCAAGGCGAAGCCGCGCACAGCCCCCCCTCGGCGGGGGATTGGCTGACGTTCCCGGTGAGCGACGCCTCCTTCCTCCCACTGATGCAATTTCAAAACGATGTCGTTCTTGGGGCGGGTGGGGGTCAGCTCTTTGATCCGAACACGTTCCATACGCTTAAGTCGCCCGTCGCGAACTCCACGTCCTTGGCGGTGAACGATTGGGTGATCATCTATAAGACGAATCAATATCAGCTCGCCAAGATCATGGCGAAGAACCCCAACGACGATACCAGCCCGATCACGGCGCTTAAATTTGAACCTGTGAGCTCGGCGGACACGGCGGCGGCCGATCATCCCGGTGTTGTACTCAACCGCCTGGCGTCGCCGCCGGAATCGACCATCTTTCTCTCCGACGACACGATCATTCAGAAAGTGGGCGTCGCGTCGTATCAGCTGATCGACGGGCCAGGGGGCGACAAGCCGGCTCGATACCTGGCCCGCACGTTCAACGGCGTTCGGTCGAATCTCGCGAAAGTGGAAAGTTTGTCGTTCTCGTTCGACGAGAAAACGGCCACCGGAATGACCACGGACATTTCAACCCCCGCGAACTGGAGCCGCGTGCGGGCGGTGAACACCCGAATCGCGACGAGCGGTTCTTCCGGAAAACAACGTCTGTGGAACTTTAAGTTGGCCTTCACCGGCTCGGGAACGAATATGGAGATTTCATCGGGGGAAGTGAGCGTCACGCCGACGCGGACGTTGACGGACGTGTCGGTCGGTTCGCCGTCGTTCGAGCGGTACACGGACGGTACTTCTCGGGTCTTTGTGCCGGGGATCTCGTTTGGAAACAGCGCCGCGGCTTCGGCCGGCCGGCTGATCATCGTGGACGGCGCCACGGGCAATGAGCTGGGGAATGTAATGCTTTCCAGCGCGGGAAATCCGTTTCTGCCTTCAAGCACGGCCCTGATGCGATCGGGAAGCGGGTCGGTCGGTCTCATCCTGGGCGGGTACATGGAGGCAGGAGGTGTACGGAAGCCGGCGTTGGCGTGCTACCCCCGCAACAGCACGACCCAAAAGATCGACACGGGCGCCGCGGCGACGGTCACGGAACTTTCGGCGGCCATGGGATTGAATGACACGATTTCCGTCGCGGCCGTTGGAAACAATATTTATGTCGCGCCGTATACGAAGGGAGCGGCGGGGGATCCTCTCTACATCTACAAGGTGCCGTATCAGGGGAACTGCACGTTCGGCGCGCCCGCGCTGTTTTATGAGGACAGTACGAGCGTGAACGACATCCTGACGACCTCGGTGGGCCTGGGGCCGAAAATCAGCGGAAATCCGCACCTCATTTTTGGTGAGTCGAACAGCGCGATCGGGGTCGCCGACGGTTCGGTCGAACTGGCGCAAATGGACGCAAGCGGGGACTTGGTGGTCGGCTGGCCGAAGAAAATCGCTGAGACAAACTGGGACACACGAGGAACGATGTGCGACGTTCCCGGACACTGCTATGTGGGAGAGCGCTTGTTGGTGGAAGCGATTCGCCAGACGGAGATCCAGGAAATTCTCGCGGGTTCTCCGGTGAAGCAGATGGATTTGGCGAACAAAGACACGGTCAACGGCCTCTATTACGCCTCGTATATCGTCGATCCGGCTTACATCCCGCCCACGGCGCCCGTTTCGGCGCAGACGATCACGTATCTGGGAGGAATGTCGACGTTCCTGGAGTCGCCGGTGCTGACGTTTCTCGCGATCACGAACGACAGCGTCTCCAACGACGCCTCGGTCTCGTCTGTTTTGATGGTGGGTGGCCCCCCCATTGTCCAGGCCGAGGTTTGGCCGGTGGTGCCCAACCTGAACGCCTCCCTCGTGGCCTTCGCACACACACAGAGTTTCCAGAAACTTCCCACGGATCGGCTTCCGCCCGGATACTTTCCTCCCAGCGGTACACTCGGGACTCCTGGCGCCCGCTGCGCGCGCCCGCTCGACGGTTCCACCGCGGGTTGGTTCGTATGCTTCTGCAACAAGTTTGCCGATTGCGCGATCGGTGCGGTGACGCCCACGCCCACGCCGACACCCACTCCCACGCCCACGCCGACCCCGACTCCATCAACACCGACACCAACCCCGACACCTATGGACGGGCCTCCCCGTTACGACTGCGTCGATCACACGATTTGTATGTGCTGTAGCCAGGCGCAATGCTGCGCGGGTGGAGCCTACACCGAATGTCTGGGCCACCTCCCCGATGGAACGCTCTATCTTCACTGTATGTTCCTCTGTGGTACCACCGCCCCCCAAGGCTCGTGCGGCGAAGGTGGAAGCTGCGCGAGCTCTGCTTGTGGCTGGACTCCCACTCCTACTTCGACTCCCACTCCCACCCCCACTCCAACTCCTTGCGCCAGCCCCAACCCTTGCGGGGAGCCTCCGTTTTGCGAACCCAAGGTTGGAGGAATCTGTCCGTAAGTTCATACGGCGAAGCCGGAAGCCGTGGTTCCTCAGCTTGCGGCGGCACTCCTACGCCTGGCGCCGGCTCTGAATGGACGATGGATAAGAACTCCTTCTCTGCAGACTCCGTGCGTCGCCTGTAGATCCAAACCCAGATCGGCGCCAGAAGAGCGAAGAAGAATTCCGGTCCCAACGGAACCTGGCATCCGCCGCCGCTGTCCACCGTGGTTCCCGTGTCCGGTGTCGGAGTATCCGTGGGAGTCGGTTCCGGTGTTGGCGTGTCCGTCGGCGTAGATGTGGGCGCAGGTGTGGGCGTCGGCGCGGGACAGACGGGCGCGGCGCCACATGCACCCGACACGGTCACGGTTCGCGTGGCGGGGGATGAATCCAAAGCAGCAAAGGCGTCGGTGCACACAAGCGAAACGGTGAACGCCCCGTCACTGGCGAATGTCTCAAATCCGGGATTTTTCGCCGTGCTGTCTGAAATTCCAGATCCGAGGCCGAAGTTCCATAAAAACGTCGCCCCCGTGGAGCTGTTCGGATCGCTGCAGGTCGAGGTAAAATTCACCATGCCCCCCGTCGTCACGCAGACATCGGCGGCCGGACAATCGATCACCGCATTCGGCGGCTCGTTGAGAAGTTCGGCGGCGGCCAAGACATCGGCCCGTCCCGCGCCGTACGTGTCATCGAATCCGCCCGGTCCCAAATCGACGGCCGAGTCGTTAAGTGCTTGTCGAATATCGGCCGCCGTCGCCGAACCGGTTTTCAGGAGAGCGCCCAAACCGGCAATATGCGGCGCCGCCGCCGACGTTCCAAAGAACGTCGAAGGAAATCCGCCGGCTCCGGTCACGGCCACGCCGTCGATCCCGCAAATGTCCGGTTTGGGACGAGAAACCGAGGAAGGGAACGTGATATCCGCCGGGCCGAGGGAACTGTACGACTCGATATCGTCATTGCCCGGATCCGAGGCGTCGATAGCACCCACGGCGACGGCACCGTCGACGGCGGCATGGCCGAAAATACTTCCGGCCCTTACGCCATATTCCTGGATCGGGCCATCGCCGAGAACGAAGAATTCGAGCGTCTTATTCTCTAACGCCAAATATTTCGCCACGACGATCTTAACCGTTTGCGTCGACCCGGAACTGTTGGTGTAGATCAGCGCTTCAAGGGGATCATCGTTCCCATCTTGCGTCGCTTCACTGCTGGTCAGAGCCGCCGACTCCGCGTTGTTCAACAGGAAAAGATCGTAATCATTCGCTGACGCGCCGAAGGCGTCGTTCCATTCGAGGACGACCAAGATCGTTCCATTATTCGGAAGTTGAACGTTCATCGTCGGGTCGCTGGTTCCGCCCGCCGCCGTTCCGAAATCGTGTGCGGTACCTCCAAACGCCGACACGTCGACAAGATCCGCCTGGTAATGCGTGTCCGCGTCGTTTCCCGCCGCCGAAGCGTAAAGGACGCCATCCGCCACAACGCCGGCCACGGCTTGAGCCACCGGACCATTTTCGAAATACGGCTCGCCGAAAAATCCAACATCATCGACGATGATGTCCGCTCCGAATGTGTTTTCGAGATCGCTCAGGCGCGCGATGAAGTCCAACGATGTGTTCACCTCGCCCACCGCAAGTTGCGCCGACGGGGCGAGATCATGAACGATCTCCAGCATGGCGGTTCCTTCGTTACAACCACCGCTCATACAATTTCCAAAAACGGTGATGCCACTCGGCAAGTCACCTGTTGCGACCGCGCTGCTCATATTGTCGGCGCCGTCCGAAAGGACACCCACGCGCACGCCCGCGCCCGAATACCCGAGGGCGCGAA
Protein-coding regions in this window:
- a CDS encoding prepilin-type N-terminal cleavage/methylation domain-containing protein, with product MNKRSLSKPAKCGFSLVELMVGMVIAALVGGFAYRVVTSQVGQQHGQALVQRQDREIMQGIEQLRRDLSAMDYTWTVRNVSPLSYQGEAAHSPPSAGDWLTFPVSDASFLPLMQFQNDVVLGAGGGQLFDPNTFHTLKSPVANSTSLAVNDWVIIYKTNQYQLAKIMAKNPNDDTSPITALKFEPVSSADTAAADHPGVVLNRLASPPESTIFLSDDTIIQKVGVASYQLIDGPGGDKPARYLARTFNGVRSNLAKVESLSFSFDEKTATGMTTDISTPANWSRVRAVNTRIATSGSSGKQRLWNFKLAFTGSGTNMEISSGEVSVTPTRTLTDVSVGSPSFERYTDGTSRVFVPGISFGNSAAASAGRLIIVDGATGNELGNVMLSSAGNPFLPSSTALMRSGSGSVGLILGGYMEAGGVRKPALACYPRNSTTQKIDTGAAATVTELSAAMGLNDTISVAAVGNNIYVAPYTKGAAGDPLYIYKVPYQGNCTFGAPALFYEDSTSVNDILTTSVGLGPKISGNPHLIFGESNSAIGVADGSVELAQMDASGDLVVGWPKKIAETNWDTRGTMCDVPGHCYVGERLLVEAIRQTEIQEILAGSPVKQMDLANKDTVNGLYYASYIVDPAYIPPTAPVSAQTITYLGGMSTFLESPVLTFLAITNDSVSNDASVSSVLMVGGPPIVQAEVWPVVPNLNASLVAFAHTQSFQKLPTDRLPPGYFPPSGTLGTPGARCARPLDGSTAGWFVCFCNKFADCAIGAVTPTPTPTPTPTPTPTPTPSTPTPTPTPMDGPPRYDCVDHTICMCCSQAQCCAGGAYTECLGHLPDGTLYLHCMFLCGTTAPQGSCGEGGSCASSACGWTPTPTSTPTPTPTPTPCASPNPCGEPPFCEPKVGGICP
- a CDS encoding S8 family serine peptidase, producing the protein MNIVRWILVFALSVGFIGTPALAQKISTFHLPPKPKAEKVHSLLRNFERKLERLGIQRSNAGERRASQYSNRLVRVDDAGFLQTYVGVDRFGALEKAHFKSIGAQVEIENLNLKQVQVKIPLGGLDAVSQLPFVRSIKPPAYAYVRAGSVTTEGDAILKADELRALGYSGAGVRVGVLSDGADNMSSAVATGDLPSGITVFGNCMSGGCNEGTAMLEIVHDLAPSAQLAVGEVNTSLDFIARLSDLENTFGADIIVDDVGFFGEPYFENGPVAQAVAGVVADGVLYASAAGNDADTHYQADLVDVSAFGGTAHDFGTAAGGTSDPTMNVQLPNNGTILVVLEWNDAFGASANDYDLFLLNNAESAALTSSEATQDGNDDPLEALIYTNSSGSTQTVKIVVAKYLALENKTLEFFVLGDGPIQEYGVRAGSIFGHAAVDGAVAVGAIDASDPGNDDIESYSSLGPADITFPSSVSRPKPDICGIDGVAVTGAGGFPSTFFGTSAAAPHIAGLGALLKTGSATAADIRQALNDSAVDLGPGGFDDTYGAGRADVLAAAELLNEPPNAVIDCPAADVCVTTGGMVNFTSTCSDPNSSTGATFLWNFGLGSGISDSTAKNPGFETFASDGAFTVSLVCTDAFAALDSSPATRTVTVSGACGAAPVCPAPTPTPAPTSTPTDTPTPEPTPTDTPTPDTGTTVDSGGGCQVPLGPEFFFALLAPIWVWIYRRRTESAEKEFLSIVHSEPAPGVGVPPQAEEPRLPASPYELTDRFLQPWVRKTEAPRKGWGWRKELEWGWEWESK